The genomic interval GAGTTGAGGAAAGGCGGCAACAATCAACACGGCGCGTTCAGAGGTGCCCCGCTGTGCCACGACGCGCAGACACCCGCCCGCCGTCCCCCGCGGCGGCGCCGTTACAGCTTCGTCTACCCCCAGCCCCGCCTCCTCAAACCTCCGCCGAGCTTCGGGGGCCTTGAGGCCCAGCACATCCAGCCCCACCTGCGGAGCGCTCACCGCCTAGACCTCCATGATCTCTTCGACCTTCTTGGCCGTGATCTCGTCCACGCGGGCGATGAACTCGTCGGTCAGCTTCTGGATTTCCTTCTTGCCGCGCTCGACGTCGTCCTCGGAGATCTCCTTCGCCTTCTCGCGCTTGTCCAAGTGCTCATTGGCATCGCGCCGGACGTTGCGGATGGCCACCTTGCCCTCTTCGGCCTTGTGGTGGACCATCTTGGTCAGTTCCTTGCGCCGCTCTTCGGTCAACGTCGGGATCTCGAGCCGGATGGTGCTCCCATCGCTGTTGGGGGTGAGCCCCAGGTCCGACG from bacterium carries:
- the frr gene encoding ribosome recycling factor — its product is MQDVVKNTKERMQHSIEATERDFQTVRTGRATPALLDRVKVEYYGSEMPVNQVATVSVPEPRQLLISPWDKSVLPAITKAIHASDLGLTPNSDGSTIRLEIPTLTEERRKELTKMVHHKAEEGKVAIRNVRRDANEHLDKREKAKEISEDDVERGKKEIQKLTDEFIARVDEITAKKVEEIMEV